The Paraburkholderia sabiae genome includes a region encoding these proteins:
- a CDS encoding LLM class flavin-dependent oxidoreductase: protein MSEARPHQRQISLGAFLMETGHHIAAWRHPDTHAAGGLDFKHYAELAQIAERAKFDAIFFADSVSVRDTNLPSLSRTARADHFEPLTLLSALSVVTQHIGLVATVSTTFNEPYNVARKFASLDHLSGGRSGWNLVTSSTETEAHNFGFDQHPDHAVRYERAKEFHDVVTGLWDSWDDDAFVRDKTSGVYFDADKLHVLEHRGKHFKVRGPLNVARSPQGRPVVIQAGASDAGKELAAQTAEVIFVAHQTLDEAKAFYRDVKGRLARYGRRPEHLKIMPGIFPVIGRTQQEARDKFDNLQNLIHPTVGLALLSNMSGGVDLSKYPVDGPVPELPETNGGKSRQRLLLDLARRDNLTIRELYLRIAGARGHQQVIGTPESIADQLQQWFEEEGADGFNIMSPWLPGGLSEFAELVVPELQRRGLFRTEYSGNTLRDHLGLPRPVNQFAVREAQVAQTA from the coding sequence GTGAGCGAAGCACGACCACACCAACGACAGATCAGCCTCGGCGCGTTCCTGATGGAAACGGGGCACCACATCGCCGCGTGGCGTCATCCCGACACGCACGCGGCCGGTGGCCTTGACTTCAAGCACTACGCGGAACTCGCGCAGATCGCGGAGCGCGCGAAGTTCGACGCGATCTTTTTCGCCGACAGCGTCAGCGTGCGCGACACAAACCTGCCTTCGCTGTCGCGCACGGCGCGCGCCGATCACTTCGAGCCGTTAACGCTGCTGTCCGCGCTCTCCGTCGTCACGCAGCACATCGGCCTCGTTGCCACCGTTTCCACGACGTTCAACGAGCCATACAACGTCGCGCGCAAGTTCGCGTCGCTCGATCATCTGAGCGGCGGGCGTTCGGGCTGGAATCTCGTCACGTCGAGCACGGAAACGGAAGCGCACAACTTCGGCTTCGATCAGCATCCGGACCACGCGGTGCGCTACGAGCGCGCGAAAGAGTTTCACGACGTGGTGACGGGCCTGTGGGACAGCTGGGACGACGACGCATTCGTCCGCGACAAGACTAGCGGCGTCTATTTCGATGCCGACAAGCTGCACGTGCTCGAACATCGCGGCAAGCACTTCAAGGTGCGCGGACCGTTGAACGTCGCGCGCTCGCCGCAGGGGCGTCCCGTCGTCATTCAGGCGGGCGCATCGGATGCGGGCAAGGAACTCGCCGCGCAAACGGCTGAGGTGATCTTCGTTGCCCATCAGACGCTCGACGAAGCGAAGGCGTTCTATCGGGATGTCAAAGGCCGGCTCGCGCGCTATGGACGCCGCCCCGAACATCTGAAGATCATGCCCGGCATTTTTCCCGTGATCGGCAGGACGCAGCAGGAAGCGCGCGACAAGTTCGATAATTTGCAGAATCTGATTCATCCGACCGTCGGCCTCGCGCTGCTGTCGAACATGTCGGGCGGTGTCGATCTGTCGAAGTATCCCGTCGATGGTCCTGTGCCCGAACTGCCCGAAACGAATGGCGGCAAGAGCCGGCAGCGGCTGCTGCTCGATCTCGCCCGGCGCGACAATCTGACGATACGGGAACTGTATCTGCGCATTGCAGGCGCTCGCGGACATCAGCAGGTGATCGGCACGCCGGAGAGCATCGCGGATCAGTTGCAGCAGTGGTTCGAGGAAGAAGGCGCCGATGGCTTCAACATCATGTCGCCGTGGCTGCCCGGCGGACTGAGCGAATTCGCGGAACTCGTCGTGCCGGAGTTACAGCGTCGCGGGCTTTTTCGCACTGAGTATTCGGGGAATACGCTGCGCGATCATCTGGGGTTGCCGCGACCGGTTAATCAGTTTGCGGTTCGAGAGGCGCAGGTCGCGCAGACAGCCTGA
- a CDS encoding ABC transporter permease codes for MSKAIDQWQPLSKRATQNTASEASETARRRVRAVAWHLAPWLLPAVLFTLWSVGCARGWIAPQILPPPQQVFDTLRELATSGDLAHHTLVSLQRVLVGFGVGTLAGLLIGAALGLSRTVEACVLPAFNALVQIPVLGWLPFLLLLVGVGEPLKYILIAHAALVPVTLSTMQGVRNTPAPLDEAARVFGYSRWQRVAYVVLPAAVPTLATGVRLAFTKAWLALVVVELVASSEGLGYLIVYGRQLFQLDLVMASVVIVGAIGFAINRLLDALEARLRRGQPSAFRE; via the coding sequence ATGAGCAAGGCGATAGACCAGTGGCAGCCGCTTTCGAAGCGCGCCACGCAGAACACCGCAAGCGAAGCATCGGAGACAGCGCGGCGCCGCGTACGGGCCGTCGCGTGGCATCTCGCGCCGTGGCTGCTGCCCGCCGTATTGTTCACGCTGTGGAGCGTCGGCTGTGCGCGCGGCTGGATCGCGCCGCAGATTCTTCCGCCGCCGCAACAGGTATTCGACACGTTGCGCGAGCTCGCAACGAGCGGCGATCTCGCGCATCACACGCTGGTCAGTCTGCAACGCGTGCTCGTGGGCTTCGGTGTCGGCACGCTCGCCGGTCTGCTGATCGGCGCGGCGCTGGGCCTGTCGCGCACCGTCGAAGCCTGCGTGCTGCCCGCGTTCAACGCGCTCGTGCAGATTCCCGTGCTGGGCTGGTTGCCGTTTCTGCTGCTGCTCGTCGGTGTCGGCGAGCCGCTCAAGTACATCCTGATCGCGCATGCGGCGCTCGTCCCTGTCACTTTGAGCACGATGCAAGGCGTGCGCAACACGCCTGCGCCGCTCGATGAAGCCGCGCGCGTATTCGGCTACAGCCGCTGGCAACGCGTCGCGTATGTCGTGCTCCCCGCCGCCGTGCCAACGCTCGCCACGGGCGTGCGGCTCGCGTTCACGAAGGCATGGCTCGCGCTTGTCGTGGTCGAACTGGTCGCTTCGTCGGAAGGCCTGGGTTATCTGATCGTGTACGGACGCCAGCTCTTTCAGCTCGATCTCGTGATGGCATCCGTCGTGATCGTCGGCGCCATCGGCTTTGCGATCAACCGTCTGCTCGACGCACTCGAAGCACGGCTGCGGCGCGGCCAACCGTCCGCATTCCGCGAGTGA
- a CDS encoding ABC transporter permease, which produces MSLTRSLSPSRLFAPRKASGPPPCSCDASFESPRTSSFRKRLAAFNWRGLVLPLAAFALWWLVSALHVAKSGLLVSPVDVAHTAWQQIQSGALLRALSASLAREASGFLIGTVSGLLLGAALGFSRIATRLIGPTFDTFKQISLFAWIPLISVWFGLGDMAKVVFLSLAALLPVAAHTCDGIHAVPPRYVEVARAFRYSRLQMARFVILPAALPSIFTGIYLALIYSWLATLGAEYLLVAGSGIGNTLIDGSEQFRMDLVLFGIIVVGITGWALNAFARGIERRVFARRTRSSHESAAA; this is translated from the coding sequence ATGTCTCTCACGCGTTCGTTGTCGCCGTCACGTCTCTTCGCGCCGCGCAAGGCGAGCGGGCCGCCGCCGTGCAGTTGCGACGCTTCGTTTGAATCGCCGCGCACGTCGTCATTCAGAAAACGTCTTGCCGCATTCAACTGGCGCGGTCTCGTCTTGCCGCTCGCGGCGTTTGCGTTGTGGTGGCTCGTGTCGGCGTTGCATGTCGCGAAGAGCGGCTTGCTCGTCAGTCCCGTCGATGTCGCGCATACGGCGTGGCAGCAGATTCAAAGCGGGGCGCTGTTGCGTGCGCTGTCGGCATCGCTCGCGCGTGAAGCAAGCGGTTTCCTGATTGGCACGGTAAGCGGCCTGCTGCTCGGCGCGGCGCTCGGCTTTTCGCGCATCGCCACGCGCCTGATCGGCCCGACCTTCGACACGTTCAAGCAAATCTCGCTGTTCGCGTGGATTCCGCTGATCTCCGTGTGGTTCGGACTCGGCGATATGGCGAAGGTCGTGTTCCTGTCGCTCGCCGCACTGCTGCCCGTCGCCGCGCATACGTGCGACGGCATTCACGCGGTGCCGCCGCGCTATGTCGAAGTGGCGCGCGCGTTCCGTTATTCGCGCTTGCAGATGGCGCGTTTCGTGATTCTGCCCGCCGCGCTACCGTCGATCTTCACGGGCATCTATCTCGCGTTGATCTATTCGTGGCTCGCGACGCTCGGCGCCGAATATCTGCTCGTCGCGGGAAGCGGGATCGGCAATACGCTGATCGACGGAAGCGAACAGTTCAGGATGGACCTGGTGCTGTTCGGGATCATCGTCGTGGGTATTACGGGCTGGGCACTCAATGCGTTCGCTCGCGGCATCGAGCGGCGCGTGTTCGCGCGGCGCACGCGTTCATCGCACGAAAGCGCTGCTGCATGA
- a CDS encoding class I SAM-dependent methyltransferase produces the protein MSKAPSLQLDSATLADEYDRLGIRQFNHGLQLLDALALREGERVLDVGCGTGRLTESAAQRVGTQGDVLGLDPLPLRVERALQRAQGRFAARVGRAEELAGIADSHYDVVYLNSVIHWIPDQPKALREAWRVLKPGGRLGFTTMPADVPHDLHRVLHTLIAKDTDSQRAEIGAPNKLTRDSAASLLSTLGFDVTLNEIREFDDAFDNVDDVLTFSRASSFGNFLSSLAEPQIAQLRERLADALEAHRGPRGLQLARRLIFVTARKPLAH, from the coding sequence ATGTCGAAAGCACCCAGCCTGCAACTCGATTCCGCCACGCTCGCCGACGAATACGATCGCCTCGGCATTCGCCAGTTCAATCACGGTCTGCAACTGCTCGACGCGCTCGCACTGCGCGAAGGCGAGCGCGTGCTCGACGTCGGCTGCGGCACAGGTCGTTTGACGGAGTCCGCTGCGCAGCGCGTCGGTACGCAAGGCGACGTGCTCGGTCTCGATCCGCTGCCGCTGCGCGTCGAACGCGCATTGCAGCGTGCACAAGGACGTTTTGCAGCGCGTGTCGGCCGGGCGGAAGAGCTCGCCGGTATCGCCGATTCGCACTACGACGTCGTCTATCTGAACAGCGTGATTCACTGGATACCGGATCAGCCCAAAGCGTTGCGCGAAGCGTGGCGCGTGCTCAAACCGGGCGGCCGTCTCGGCTTCACGACGATGCCCGCCGACGTGCCACACGATCTGCATCGCGTGCTGCACACGCTGATTGCCAAAGACACGGACTCGCAGCGCGCGGAAATCGGCGCGCCGAACAAGCTCACGCGCGACAGCGCGGCGAGTTTGCTGTCGACGTTGGGCTTCGACGTCACGCTCAACGAAATACGCGAATTCGACGATGCCTTCGATAACGTCGACGACGTGCTGACGTTTAGCCGCGCGAGTTCCTTCGGCAACTTCCTGTCGTCACTGGCCGAGCCGCAAATCGCGCAATTGCGAGAGCGCCTCGCTGATGCACTCGAAGCGCATCGCGGTCCGCGTGGTCTGCAACTCGCGCGCCGCCTGATCTTCGTGACCGCACGCAAACCGCTTGCGCACTGA
- a CDS encoding response regulator, with amino-acid sequence MSRVLLVEDDANVRDALSAVLDGAGHDVTIAHDGAEAVRLAPVAHPQVIVSDVMMPTMDGPDMVRKIRSMPDFRQVPVILMSALITTPSVPVAAMLRKPFAPATLLEVLDKLGAIIVEQAKEQAKTNDEESACPVGACEARIRRGIELADDQEERIQRLQRLGFDTRLAEQLHDCMKGSVAALVRFKRTCHCSATPQRARAKPSNVRM; translated from the coding sequence ATGAGCCGCGTATTACTGGTCGAAGACGATGCGAACGTGCGCGATGCACTCAGCGCCGTGCTCGACGGCGCGGGGCACGACGTCACGATCGCGCATGACGGTGCGGAAGCGGTGCGACTCGCGCCCGTCGCTCATCCTCAAGTTATTGTGTCCGACGTGATGATGCCCACGATGGACGGCCCCGATATGGTGCGCAAAATCAGATCCATGCCTGATTTTCGGCAGGTGCCTGTCATTCTGATGTCCGCGCTGATCACGACGCCATCTGTCCCCGTCGCGGCGATGCTCCGCAAGCCATTCGCGCCCGCGACGTTGCTGGAAGTGCTCGACAAACTCGGCGCGATCATCGTCGAGCAAGCGAAGGAACAGGCAAAGACCAACGACGAAGAAAGCGCCTGTCCTGTGGGCGCATGTGAAGCACGCATCCGACGAGGCATCGAACTCGCCGACGATCAGGAAGAGCGCATTCAAAGGCTGCAACGCCTCGGTTTCGATACGCGTCTCGCCGAACAATTGCACGACTGCATGAAGGGAAGCGTCGCCGCGCTCGTGCGGTTCAAGCGCACGTGTCATTGCAGCGCGACGCCGCAGCGCGCGCGGGCAAAGCCGTCGAATGTGCGCATGTAA
- a CDS encoding c-type cytochrome produces the protein MHKPGFRGPRSIHRVVCASLSAALLAACSASLTTSKQAALDETLRKSADAIGTRVNETDLAAWNIDVAPDGRGLPAGSGDVAMGGKVFAAKCAACHGAKGEGLIGDQLIGGRGTLASANPKRTVGSYWPYATTLFDYIRRAMPYNAPQSLSADEVYAVSAWILNQNGIVPDDARLDAHSLAAVRMPNRDGFVSDPRPGRL, from the coding sequence ATGCATAAGCCTGGTTTTCGCGGACCGCGGTCAATACATCGGGTCGTGTGTGCGTCGTTGTCGGCGGCTTTGCTTGCGGCCTGCTCGGCATCATTGACGACATCGAAGCAAGCCGCGCTCGATGAAACGCTGCGCAAATCCGCCGATGCGATCGGCACGCGCGTCAACGAAACGGACCTCGCCGCATGGAACATCGACGTCGCGCCCGATGGCCGCGGCTTGCCCGCAGGCAGCGGCGATGTCGCGATGGGCGGCAAAGTCTTCGCGGCGAAATGCGCGGCGTGTCATGGTGCGAAAGGGGAAGGGCTGATCGGCGATCAACTGATAGGCGGACGCGGCACGCTCGCGAGTGCGAATCCGAAGCGCACGGTCGGCAGCTACTGGCCGTATGCGACGACGCTCTTCGACTACATCCGACGCGCCATGCCGTACAACGCGCCGCAATCGCTCAGCGCCGACGAGGTGTATGCCGTCAGCGCGTGGATTCTGAACCAGAACGGCATCGTGCCCGACGATGCACGGCTCGATGCGCATTCTCTGGCGGCCGTCCGCATGCCGAATCGCGATGGCTTCGTTTCCGATCCGCGTCCGGGGCGGCTCTAG
- a CDS encoding ABC transporter ATP-binding protein yields the protein MTTTVSEGIRIRGVSKRYAQQGEADGALLVLDDISLDIAQGEFVSVLGASGCGKSTLLRLIAGLDTDYRGEISVDGERVRDTSLERGIVFQDHRLFPWLTASQNILAALRNAPLSQQQKREAVAEHVALVGLEGFEHAYPHQLSGGMAQRVAIARGLVNRPRVLLLDEPFGALDALTRGRLQNELQRIWQHERITMILVTHDVDEAIYLGDRVVTMAPRPGRVKRIAQVDLPRPRERSDARFVQLRNRILADFSELPASDADNTPDGGHRVKVQEPRIGEWRLAW from the coding sequence ATGACGACGACAGTTTCCGAAGGCATCCGCATCCGCGGCGTCAGCAAACGCTACGCGCAGCAAGGCGAAGCAGACGGCGCGCTGCTCGTGCTCGACGACATTTCACTCGATATCGCGCAAGGCGAATTCGTCAGCGTGCTCGGCGCGAGCGGTTGCGGCAAGTCGACACTGCTGCGCCTGATCGCCGGACTCGATACAGACTATCGCGGCGAAATCAGCGTCGATGGCGAACGCGTGCGCGATACGTCGCTTGAGCGCGGCATCGTCTTTCAGGATCACCGGCTGTTTCCGTGGCTCACGGCGTCGCAGAACATTCTCGCCGCGTTGCGCAATGCGCCGCTTTCGCAGCAGCAGAAGCGCGAGGCTGTCGCGGAGCATGTCGCGCTGGTTGGACTCGAAGGATTCGAGCATGCGTATCCGCATCAGTTGTCGGGCGGGATGGCGCAGCGTGTCGCGATTGCGCGCGGGCTCGTGAATCGTCCGCGCGTGCTGTTGCTCGACGAACCGTTCGGCGCGCTCGATGCGCTCACACGCGGCCGTCTGCAAAACGAACTGCAGCGTATCTGGCAGCACGAGCGGATCACGATGATTCTCGTCACACACGATGTCGACGAAGCGATCTATCTCGGCGACCGCGTCGTGACGATGGCGCCGCGTCCTGGACGTGTGAAGCGCATTGCACAAGTGGATCTGCCGCGTCCGCGCGAGCGCAGCGACGCGCGTTTCGTGCAGCTGCGCAACCGGATACTCGCGGATTTCAGCGAACTGCCTGCGTCTGACGCTGACAACACGCCTGACGGCGGTCATCGCGTGAAGGTGCAAGAACCGCGCATCGGCGAATGGCGCCTCGCATGGTGA
- a CDS encoding ABC transporter substrate-binding protein: MNNRLRRTFTLVKSVLLATALAFTVPQAHADKPAVIRIGVAQQGAGDPPTFGGSPAATVQQLQLVEKEFAADGIKVEWLFFKGAGPAVNEAIADKSLDFAFQGDLPSVLGRANGLKTRILLESGVRVGVKIAVPPDSSVQSVKDLKGKRVSIFRGTNLQLVADNVLAANQLDERDLRVINLDSASSLAALSSKGIDASVNDYHLYKLRDQGLAKIIYESQTDGPQFTRQSHLLVLDDFDRAHPDIVQRVVNAFVKGAQWSSDEANRDALFKLWAKSGVSYASWQAEFANQPLKSRNSPLVDPFIVARYKAVANDALKLKLIRQPVEVDGWFETRYLDNALRTQSLEHYWTRYDAQGKPLS; the protein is encoded by the coding sequence ATGAACAACCGACTCCGACGAACCTTCACGCTCGTGAAGTCCGTTCTGCTCGCGACCGCGCTCGCTTTCACCGTGCCGCAAGCGCATGCCGACAAACCCGCCGTGATCCGCATCGGCGTTGCGCAGCAGGGCGCAGGCGATCCGCCCACGTTCGGCGGCTCGCCCGCGGCGACCGTGCAGCAGTTGCAACTCGTCGAAAAGGAATTCGCCGCCGACGGCATCAAGGTCGAATGGCTCTTCTTCAAGGGCGCGGGCCCCGCCGTCAACGAAGCGATCGCCGACAAATCGCTCGACTTCGCGTTTCAGGGCGATCTGCCCTCCGTGCTCGGCCGCGCGAACGGACTGAAGACACGCATCCTGCTCGAATCGGGCGTGCGCGTCGGCGTGAAAATCGCCGTGCCGCCCGACTCGTCGGTGCAGTCGGTGAAAGATCTCAAAGGCAAGCGCGTGTCGATCTTTCGCGGCACCAATCTGCAACTCGTCGCGGACAACGTGCTCGCCGCCAATCAGCTCGACGAACGCGATCTGCGCGTGATCAATCTCGATTCCGCGAGTTCGCTGGCCGCGTTGTCGTCGAAGGGCATCGACGCGTCCGTCAACGACTATCACCTCTACAAGCTGCGCGATCAGGGCTTGGCCAAGATCATCTACGAATCGCAGACGGACGGGCCGCAGTTCACGCGCCAGTCGCATCTGCTCGTGCTCGACGACTTCGATCGCGCGCATCCCGACATCGTGCAGCGCGTGGTGAATGCGTTCGTCAAGGGCGCGCAGTGGTCGTCCGACGAAGCGAACCGCGACGCGCTCTTCAAGCTGTGGGCGAAGAGCGGCGTGAGCTATGCGTCGTGGCAGGCCGAGTTTGCGAATCAGCCGTTGAAGTCGCGCAATTCGCCGCTCGTCGATCCGTTCATCGTCGCGCGCTACAAGGCCGTCGCGAACGACGCGCTCAAGCTCAAGCTGATTCGTCAGCCCGTCGAAGTCGACGGATGGTTCGAGACGCGTTATCTCGACAATGCGCTGCGCACGCAATCGCTCGAACACTACTGGACGCGTTACGACGCGCAAGGCAAACCGCTCAGCTGA